One window of Candidatus Phytoplasma solani genomic DNA carries:
- the rplI gene encoding 50S ribosomal protein L9: MFLKNKHNIKLIITIAIIVLFLLGLIYDYKSISDFFQKIDVLTNNQNPDIRHKNDNLASNFTFWVFAFFGKITLISFIISFLLYVKKNNQNKRLKAKLTLWSKLSFHVSQIGEEVLNELPIGIILIDSNSKEIQWLNPYANLILKNPEINTPLSKINESMLFLTEKEEEKTIITLKKEKFECFYKKDLNVFYLFNATEKENIKQLFRDKSLALAMITFDNLEESLIRYDLSDQSQIQGEYLSALSDFIEPYEGYLKQLIDDRFLLLLNRQNLDKMLENKFSILDTVRKISHKYQLKVTLSMGIACWNLPYDQLSIYSQNAIELAQKRGGDQVVVNIENKKIKYFGAKIAALSKQSKVSIRVNAQNLVDIVKKYLHFFIMGHNYTDLDSLGSMIAFYKIAFSLKPEVNHYIIVDEAKLDKSILPVYQQLLQQETSPFINIITTKKASQMINSNDAIVLVDTQIKDTLNSPELLSLTNNIVVIDHHRATEEIIPSIFAYVDSSASSTVELLVEIMDFLEEEIKITSFEASIMYAGILIDTNSFIYRTSSRTFEVVSRLKDWGADGIKVKSWLRKNFDNVLETNALVSKMEIFMDRFAIIGSNKIYDNRSFLAQVAENVLNISSIDAAFMIAKIAENKIAISARSYNQINVQTIMEQMGGGGHFNSAATQIEGDNVQIVIQNLKHLLNLEYEKGDANMEIILLTDIPNKGKKHDIIKVNNGYGNFLIQTQKALLADKNNLAKIQQNQILEKQKKQNYELLMQKLKTEIDDKTISLDIQVGPKGKVYGKITLKQIADEFQKVHHIIIDRRKISLENEITSVGIYHVYVNLTEQIKATFFLNVIERKNK; the protein is encoded by the coding sequence ATGTTTCTTAAAAACAAACATAATATCAAATTAATCATAACTATTGCGATTATTGTTTTATTTTTGCTAGGTTTGATCTATGATTATAAATCTATATCAGATTTTTTTCAAAAAATCGATGTTTTGACTAACAATCAAAACCCTGATATACGTCATAAAAATGATAATCTTGCAAGCAACTTCACTTTTTGGGTTTTTGCTTTTTTTGGTAAAATTACTTTAATATCCTTTATTATTAGTTTTTTGTTATATGTTAAAAAAAATAACCAAAATAAGCGTTTAAAAGCTAAATTAACTTTATGGTCTAAATTATCTTTTCATGTTAGTCAAATTGGTGAAGAGGTTTTAAATGAACTTCCGATTGGAATTATTTTAATTGATTCAAATAGCAAAGAAATACAATGGTTAAATCCTTATGCTAATTTGATTTTAAAAAATCCCGAAATTAATACTCCTTTAAGCAAAATCAATGAATCAATGTTGTTTCTGACTGAAAAAGAAGAAGAAAAAACAATTATTACTTTAAAAAAAGAAAAATTTGAATGCTTTTACAAAAAAGATTTAAATGTTTTTTATTTATTTAATGCTACCGAAAAAGAAAATATTAAACAATTGTTTCGAGACAAATCTTTAGCTTTAGCGATGATTACTTTTGATAATTTAGAAGAATCCTTGATTCGTTATGATCTTTCGGATCAATCTCAAATTCAAGGCGAATATTTAAGTGCTTTATCTGATTTTATTGAACCTTACGAAGGCTATCTAAAACAATTAATAGACGATCGTTTTTTACTGCTTTTGAATCGTCAAAATTTAGATAAAATGTTAGAAAATAAATTTAGTATCTTAGATACTGTCAGAAAAATATCTCATAAATATCAATTAAAAGTAACTCTTTCGATGGGGATTGCTTGTTGGAATTTACCTTACGACCAATTATCAATTTATAGTCAAAACGCGATTGAATTAGCACAAAAAAGAGGCGGTGATCAAGTAGTTGTTAACATTGAAAATAAAAAAATTAAATATTTTGGTGCTAAAATAGCTGCTTTAAGTAAACAATCCAAAGTTAGTATCCGTGTTAATGCTCAAAATTTAGTTGATATTGTTAAAAAATATCTTCATTTTTTCATTATGGGTCATAATTACACTGACTTAGATTCTTTAGGATCTATGATTGCTTTTTATAAAATAGCTTTTAGTTTAAAACCAGAAGTTAATCATTATATTATTGTTGACGAAGCAAAACTAGATAAAAGTATTCTTCCTGTTTATCAGCAATTACTTCAACAAGAAACATCGCCTTTTATTAATATTATTACCACTAAAAAAGCTTCTCAAATGATTAACTCTAATGATGCTATTGTATTAGTTGATACCCAAATTAAAGATACACTTAATAGTCCTGAATTATTATCTTTAACTAATAATATTGTTGTTATTGACCATCATCGAGCAACTGAAGAAATTATTCCTTCTATTTTTGCTTATGTCGATTCTTCTGCTTCTTCGACGGTTGAATTATTAGTTGAAATTATGGATTTTTTAGAAGAGGAAATAAAAATTACTTCTTTTGAAGCAAGCATTATGTATGCTGGTATTTTAATTGATACTAATTCCTTCATTTATCGAACTAGTTCGCGTACTTTTGAGGTTGTTTCCCGATTAAAAGATTGGGGAGCTGATGGGATAAAGGTTAAAAGTTGGTTACGCAAAAATTTTGATAACGTTTTAGAAACCAATGCATTGGTTTCTAAAATGGAAATTTTTATGGACCGTTTTGCTATTATTGGCAGTAATAAAATTTATGATAATCGTTCTTTTTTAGCTCAAGTAGCAGAAAATGTTTTAAATATTAGCAGTATTGATGCTGCTTTTATGATAGCCAAAATTGCTGAAAATAAAATAGCTATTAGTGCTCGTTCTTACAATCAAATTAATGTGCAAACTATTATGGAACAAATGGGAGGCGGAGGTCATTTTAACAGTGCTGCTACTCAAATTGAAGGCGACAACGTTCAAATAGTAATTCAAAATTTAAAGCATTTATTAAACTTGGAATACGAAAAAGGAGACGCAAATATGGAAATTATTTTATTAACTGATATTCCTAACAAAGGGAAAAAACATGATATTATTAAAGTTAATAATGGATATGGTAATTTTTTAATTCAAACTCAAAAAGCGCTCTTAGCTGATAAAAACAATTTAGCAAAAATTCAACAAAACCAAATTTTAGAAAAACAAAAAAAACAAAATTATGAACTTTTAATGCAAAAACTAAAAACAGAGATTGATGATAAAACCATTTCTTTAGATATTCAAGTAGGTCCTAAAGGTAAGGTTTATGGTAAAATAACTTTAAAACAAATTGCTGATGAATTTCAAAAGGTACATCACATTATAATTGATCGCAGAAAAATTTCTTTAGAAAATGAGATTACTTCTGTTGGGATTTATCATGTTTATGTTAACTTAACAGAACAAATCAAAGCTACTTTTTTTCTAAACGTTATCGAAAGAAAAAATAAATGA
- the rpsR gene encoding 30S ribosomal protein S18 — MKNIKRNIFKKRHKVCYFTEHSFTKIDFKDIELLQRFITERGKILSRRITNTSAKWQRHLAVAIKRARHMALIPFIQQ, encoded by the coding sequence ATGAAAAACATCAAAAGAAATATTTTCAAAAAACGTCATAAAGTTTGTTATTTTACTGAACATAGTTTTACTAAAATCGATTTTAAAGACATAGAACTTTTACAAAGGTTTATTACTGAACGTGGAAAAATTCTTTCTCGAAGAATTACTAATACTTCAGCTAAATGGCAACGTCATTTAGCAGTTGCTATCAAAAGAGCTCGTCATATGGCTTTAATCCCTTTTATCCAACAATAA
- a CDS encoding single-stranded DNA-binding protein: MINKVILVGRITKDPELKTHNSDTSYVKFTLAVNRFFSNQEENKKTDFINCIVWRKQAENLSRYISKGNLLGIEGSIRVEKWEKDGKTNWTTEVSCSNIHFLESKKSTHPEHNAEYETSQSNNFKQEESQDDDLPF, from the coding sequence ATGATTAATAAAGTTATTTTAGTTGGAAGAATCACTAAAGATCCAGAATTAAAAACTCATAATAGTGATACTAGTTATGTTAAATTTACTTTAGCGGTAAATAGATTCTTTAGCAATCAAGAAGAAAATAAAAAAACTGATTTTATTAACTGTATCGTTTGGCGTAAACAAGCAGAAAATTTAAGCAGGTATATTTCTAAAGGAAATTTATTAGGTATTGAAGGAAGTATTCGAGTTGAAAAATGGGAAAAAGATGGCAAAACTAACTGGACTACTGAAGTTAGTTGCAGTAATATTCACTTTTTAGAATCAAAAAAAAGTACACACCCAGAACATAACGCGGAATACGAAACATCACAATCTAACAATTTCAAACAAGAAGAATCACAAGATGATGACTTACCTTTTTAA
- the rpsF gene encoding 30S ribosomal protein S6, which yields MKKYEIMYILRPNLDNHEVKKINVHLESIFSKKPSTILEKKEIGLKELAYPIDNHKKGYYHWFITKTDNEAVLEFNRIVKITEEIIRFIIIKE from the coding sequence ATGAAAAAGTACGAAATTATGTATATTTTAAGACCTAATTTAGATAATCACGAAGTGAAAAAAATTAACGTTCATTTAGAAAGTATTTTTAGCAAAAAACCTAGTACTATTTTAGAAAAAAAAGAGATAGGTTTGAAAGAATTAGCTTATCCTATTGATAACCATAAAAAAGGTTATTATCATTGGTTCATTACAAAAACCGATAATGAAGCTGTTTTAGAATTTAATCGTATCGTTAAAATCACTGAAGAAATTATTAGATTTATTATTATTAAAGAATAA
- the ftsH gene encoding ATP-dependent zinc metalloprotease FtsH: protein MNKFYNRKIIIGLRVLFIICFFVLFIWCLDLFLDNNVYQSSLTSFSDFQKEHENYKHITISMLHDNPKFFYLKLIKKDNSKYQILLPQDDFSIVKIFLQNNIEGKEVFLENPEKNFFLKYRDNILMFIQIFNFIGYTIFIFYIINNMLKTSGRLNTNPLVSSKQKSLFTFQDVAGNEEEKEEMKELIDFLKQPQKYASIGAQVPKGVLLEGPPGTGKTLLAKALAGEAQVPFYAASGSEFVEMYVGVGASRIRKLFQEAKQNAPCILFIDEIDVLGGKRGGNFSGGSREKDQTLNQLLTEMDGFTQSKGIIIVGATNRADILDPALLRPGRFDRIFKVGLPDVKAREAILKVHARNKKIVNDIDFHQLAKQTPGMSGAQLGAVLNEASILTVRNQKDLITMTELEEAIDRVLMGPTKKSIKYTEEERKMVAYHEAGHAVIGIKLPHAQIVQKITIIPRGSAGGYNLMMPEKETFFSSKKRMLANIISFLGGRVAEELVFDDVSSGAYDDFKQATKIARLMVTKYGMSELGPVQDSEFSDKKAIDIEIKKIIDECFKQAQIIIKENKSLLDKIVVTLLEQETITREKIEKLI, encoded by the coding sequence ATGAATAAATTTTATAATAGAAAAATTATAATTGGGTTAAGAGTTTTGTTTATTATTTGCTTTTTTGTTTTATTTATATGGTGTTTGGATTTATTTTTAGATAATAATGTTTATCAATCGTCTTTGACATCGTTTTCGGATTTTCAAAAAGAACATGAAAATTATAAACATATTACTATTTCGATGCTGCACGATAATCCAAAATTTTTTTATTTGAAATTAATAAAAAAAGATAATTCTAAATATCAAATTTTATTACCGCAAGATGATTTTAGTATCGTAAAAATTTTTTTACAAAATAATATAGAAGGAAAAGAAGTTTTTTTAGAAAATCCAGAAAAAAATTTTTTTCTTAAATATCGCGATAATATTTTAATGTTTATTCAAATTTTTAATTTTATTGGTTATACTATTTTTATTTTTTACATAATTAATAATATGTTAAAAACATCAGGACGATTAAATACCAATCCTTTAGTATCTTCTAAACAAAAATCTCTTTTTACTTTCCAAGATGTTGCAGGAAATGAAGAAGAAAAAGAAGAGATGAAAGAATTAATTGATTTTTTAAAACAACCTCAAAAATATGCCTCCATTGGAGCTCAAGTTCCAAAAGGAGTTTTACTTGAAGGACCACCAGGAACTGGAAAAACTTTATTAGCTAAAGCTTTAGCTGGTGAAGCTCAAGTACCTTTTTATGCCGCCTCAGGTTCTGAATTTGTTGAAATGTATGTTGGAGTTGGTGCCAGCCGTATCAGAAAACTATTTCAAGAAGCCAAACAAAACGCTCCTTGTATTTTATTTATTGATGAAATAGATGTTTTAGGTGGTAAAAGAGGAGGAAATTTTTCTGGTGGTTCTCGAGAAAAAGATCAAACTTTAAACCAACTTTTAACTGAAATGGATGGCTTTACTCAATCTAAAGGTATTATTATTGTTGGCGCTACTAACCGCGCTGATATCCTAGATCCTGCTTTATTACGACCTGGTAGATTTGACCGTATTTTTAAAGTAGGGTTACCTGATGTCAAAGCACGTGAAGCTATTTTAAAAGTTCACGCTCGTAATAAAAAAATAGTTAATGATATTGATTTCCATCAATTAGCGAAACAAACACCAGGTATGAGTGGTGCACAATTAGGGGCTGTTTTAAACGAAGCTTCCATTTTAACTGTTCGTAACCAAAAAGACTTAATAACAATGACTGAATTAGAAGAAGCAATCGACCGTGTTTTAATGGGACCAACAAAGAAGTCTATTAAATATACAGAAGAAGAAAGAAAAATGGTAGCTTATCATGAAGCTGGACACGCGGTGATTGGTATCAAATTACCTCATGCACAAATTGTTCAAAAAATTACTATTATTCCTCGAGGTTCTGCAGGGGGTTATAATTTAATGATGCCAGAAAAAGAAACTTTCTTTTCTTCTAAAAAAAGAATGTTAGCAAATATTATTTCTTTTTTAGGGGGAAGAGTCGCTGAAGAATTAGTGTTTGATGATGTTTCTAGTGGTGCTTATGATGATTTTAAACAAGCAACTAAAATAGCTCGCTTAATGGTAACTAAATATGGCATGAGTGAATTAGGACCAGTACAAGATTCCGAATTTTCAGATAAAAAAGCGATTGATATAGAAATAAAAAAAATCATCGATGAATGTTTTAAGCAAGCTCAAATTATTATAAAAGAAAATAAATCTTTATTAGATAAAATAGTAGTTACGCTTTTAGAACAAGAAACAATTACTCGAGAAAAAATTGAAAAATTAATTTAA